The region TTTATTCTCCATGAGTTTGAGGATTCCAGCACCggccagaaatttaaaaaaaaacaaatgtatatataaatataaatatatatatatatatatatgtatatgtatatatttgtatgtacacacatatatattcatttttacatgtatacagacacatatgtatatgtgtatgtgtatatgtgtgtttgtgtgtgtgtgtataaatactatgtatgtgtgtgtgtgtgtgtgtgtgtgtgtgtgtgtgtgtgtgtgtgtgtgtgtgtgactgtggatATATGTTTGAGGACtgaaacacaggagagaaataactgagtcaaaaatgtcaagaaacaatatctaatccaccttctttagaaactgaagttactagtttaattcattcagattttaccaATTCTGTTCATTGCCAGGCAATATAATGTgtgtggaaatatatatacatttttttttttttagaaaggtaaaacaTCATGTTTTGCGTCTATGTGCAATGGGGATGATGGGAGGGACCTGTTGGATGAGGTGTCCCAGGCTGAACCAATTAGAAGCCTCCTGAAATGTTTGGACTTGCAGTTGAGGGGAATTGTGTCATTAAATAGGTCTGAGTCCTTGActgctgtttgttgttttgtttgaatggttttatgcttttaatcatGTTGATTTACAGATATTATATTAGTTTCTAAAGCTGTCGTAAATAAATTCGAGAGTCTCggtgacttaaaaaatatatatttatcatctcacagttctggatgccaaaTAGCCCCTCTTCATAagcacaccagtcatattgggttaggacCGACCCTCACGACTTCACTTTAAACACAGTTACCTCTATAGAGACTATCTCCAAAATAGGGTCAACTCCTGAAGTACTGGGGGGTCACAAGGTCAACACAAGAATTTTGAGAGGGTACAATTCAATAAAGAATATTAAGCTTTCTGCCCCTCCAAAAAATTAATGTACttccatgaaaaatacattcacaccTTCCCTACAGCCCCCAAATCTTAACCCATTGCAGTTCAActttaagtccaaaatctcatctacaAATCTTATATATCTGCTACAGGTGAGACTCCAGTTGTGACTGATGCTGAGGCAGAATTTATCCTTATCCCTGAACCTGCGAAAACAGACAGCAAATTACCAGTTTCCAAAAACAGTAGCGGGACAGGCATAGAATAGACATTACCATTCCAAAtgtgagaaatcagaagaaaactagaGTTTATGGGCCCTAAGCAGGTTTGCACCATAGTAGGGCTAATTCCATTAGATTTAAGGGATTGAAAACAGTCCTCTTTAATCATTGCTCTGCCCTGTGGACCCTCTGGGATAGCAGCATGAAACTCTcagccctgggcagtggggacctcttccccagcctggtTTGTTACAGAAGAGGTGGCACTAGGCATCTAGAATGGAGAAAGCGGCCTCCATCTATGGGATCAAGGAGATGATGGCCTCATCCCCCAGACCTGTGTCCCTGTTCTCAACAAGACTCTGTCTGGATTCTCCTCTTGccattgctgttttctcagaGTCCTGCTGGAAGAGTGGAATcaccatagctttactgatgtcttccttggtttcccagggtctgaaaagtacgtgcaagtctgcagccacaggccgactggaaaacaactttacatccacgtaaatactgtcatcttgccccataaccacgGTTCAACAGATCACATAactgtgggaaaggagggaaccccaataaatgcttaccaaggaaaaactgtgtccttttacattcttttacagcccatgtggttttaggtcccaacatggctttggtcctgctcactctagcgatattaatgaaatttgagaaagagagaagaaaagtggggtTTGAGGTTCAAGATCCTAAGTGGAATCAAGTGCATCTGATTACTCACTTCAGGAGGGGCGTGAGGAAAAAGGGCACTTACTGAGTGAACATCTAGGATCCAGTGGTGTGGTTTACTACGTAGACAAGCTACGGGAAGTGCCTTTACTGCTTAAATAACACATTACGAGTACCAACGtagctagaaaaaatattaagaagagaaaataacccaccaattttttttttaatggtggaataAGCGTTAAGTCAGGTCTTTGCTGAAGAAAGCTGTCATAGCTATATCATATTGCAAAAATAGACTTGAAGTCAACGGAGATTCCTTGAGGATAAAGATAGTCCCCCTgggataaaatgttcaattcatgtgggaggtattataaatttaagatgacCTATACTGGGTAGGGTAGCTTCAAACTATTTAAGTCAACACTTGACTGAATGACAATAAGGAGTAGCGAAGGTCACCACCAAATATAGACATTTGCAGCCACCTGTAAGCAAGTGGCCGAAACGTAACAAGGACTTAGAAATAAAGCACCTACCAAGCTTGCTTGACGAAATGGAGTAATGCGATAATATGAACCCGGAAATTAGAGAATGTGTTTTATCCACCTGatgtatatttatgcacataGAACATGTACTCGGCCATCAAGCAAGATTCCAGAAGTATCAAATACATATCACATTCTCTGACTACAGTACATTTAAGAATCAATGACAAACCATGTTGTCAAAACCAAATGTTTGGGATGACACAAATCActctaaagaaataatgggccAAAGGACAAATCATTACagggactgaaaaatatttattgatgcgtGAGAATAAAATTTGTGGGGCATGCGTGAGTGCTACTGAGAGAGGATTTTATGGCCCACGTGctgattaaaaagattaaaaagaaggaagccttGATCAGGCATTTTACGGAAGACCAAGCACAAACGATCACAAAGAACAACAAGAAGCACGATTGAAGAGGTGCCACCTCGCTCAAGTCTCCTGGAAAATGCCTACTACAACCACAGTGACATACTATTTCACACCGTCGGACCAGTGAGAATTAAAAAGGTCAGACCGCATCAAATGTTGGTGACTAGTGGGGACTCACACTCTGGTATTAGGAGGACAAATTGGTCTGACCATCTTGGAGAGCAATCTGGCAATACTAATTAATGCGCAGGATGCACACACTGCTGACAGCAGCAGTTCCATTGCTGGGTACACTACCTAGTAGCCTGAACACAAGGAGACGTGTGTGGGAACATTCTTAGCAGCCCtgtggtctgggtggggcctctgGAAGATCTGCAGGGACCGAAGAGACAGCTAATGGACCCTGAAGCACTGacctggaagagggagggatagCACTAGATGTAGTCTCTCGAAAAtggaaacaggtgttcaaacaaagatAACTACATGAACGTTCAGAGGTgccctattctcaatagccaaaagggggaaacaacccaaatgcccatcaatggacaaatagataaactaaatgtcgtccatccataccatggattattattcagctgtgaaaaggaaggaagcaagtacCGATTCACGCTACCACGTAGATGTACCATGAGGAAAACATTACACTATGTGAAAgccgccagacacagaaggccatgcGTTGGGTTCCATGGGAGGGAGAGCTCCACATGGGGGAAACCTCTGTcgacagaaagcagataagtggttgccaagAGCTATTTATTGggagcgtgtgtatgtgtgtgctcgggggtggggggacgacGAGCATGGGGAGTGAGTGCTTAACGGGTACAGGGGTTTCTTGGCGGGGTggtgaaaatgctttggaagcagaCGGTTGTGATTGTTCCACGACATCACGAATGTACTTGACACCATGTCGTACCcgtcccccacccctctttctttatcttgcctgcgATGCTCGGGTCCTACAGAAGGCGAGCGCTGCCACAGAGGGAGGGCCCAGGGGCGAGAGCGTGCGGGTGCCTTGCACCTGCCCTGGCCGGCCGTTTGTAGGCCCAGGCCCGCTCCCTCGGGGTCAACTGGAGGGCAGTGACGTCACCAGTGTGCGCGGCCACGAGCCTGTTCCGGACCAATGAGGGGCCGGGTCGCGGTAGCTAGGTTACGGAGTACGGGCCAAGTACCGACATCTTGAGAGGCATCCAGTCGAGCCAGACCTCGCAGATTGATCGGTCGTCTCCAAGGCCCGGCATGCCGAGCAGGAGGACGAGCCGTCCACGGTCGTCCGGTCTCAATAGGTGCCGTGCCGCCGCTCTCGCGCCCACCGAGCCGAGCTGACATTCTCCGTGAGCCACCCGGAGCGCCTCCTGCGGGAGGGCCACTACGCCCAGTGCCCGAGTTCGTGTGCGCCGGTCTTTCTAGGTGCCATCGTCGAGTACGTGACGGCCAAGGTCTTGGAGCTGGCGAGCGACGAGGCccggaggagcagcaggagatgcATCACCTTGGAGCTGTTGGACGTGGCCGTGCACAGCAACGCGCTGCTCAGTGGCTTCTTCGTGACTACAACCATCTCCCAGGTGGCCCCAGCCTAGCTGTGGACGCCTGGCACCCAGGGGGCCTCACCAGCCCACCGATCCTCCGTCTACTCCTGCTAGCCCGGCGCCAGCCCCTTCCGTCACAGCCAGCCGGGACAGCCCTGGCCTGTCTTGTGCCTTCGGCGCCTTGTGTCATTAAAGTGTTTGAAAGTACCCACAGGCTTGCTCTATAAATTTTGTGTCAGAGTGGGGTGTGAGACACCCAATGTTGGACGGACGGGCAGGGAGTGGCGAGGGtcagggaacagggagggcaCAGGGGAGCAGACTCTCGTGGTGACAATGGGGGTTGGTGTCCCCGTGTGGGAGGTGCTGTCTGGGGCGGGGGCACAGGAGGCTCCCACGTGGACCCTGAGCTAGTCACCGGAACGATGGTGTTCATTGGGGTGGAGCTCAAGGCCAAGACTGAGGTGTCCTGGTAGGATGAATGTCAAAAGGGGTTATGTTATGGAGGGGGACGGAGCCTCAGGTGGCATGGGAGCTCAAGTCAAGGGCTCAAGTGGGGCAGGGACGTTGACTGCCAGAGAGAGGAGTGATTGATGGGTGGGAACAATGCAGAAATCCCCAAAGGCGGAACTAGGGTCACAGGGGGTCAAGAGTTTAGTTTTGGCCTTGttcagagggagaggctgggagacgCCCTTAGCTACCGGGATACGCAAGCTGTAGCCTAGCAACAGCGCGGTCAGGCCAGGCCCCGCCTCAGATGCCGCTCTCTGCGTATCACCAGGGCGACAGGACCGTGGCAGGTGTCCCGGGGCTGCGCCCAGGAGTGGCTGTCTATGTGGCCTGTTGCCAGCTGGCGGTAGCACGCTTCCAGCAGGCGCTCTTCCACCGGCCATGGAGGAGCTGGCCCTCACTCAGGCTGTCCGCCTCTTCCTGCGACAGGAGAGTGATGCTTGCCAGGGCCTGGTCATGGAGGTGTACCTTGATgtgatttttctaagagtttttgagTGTCAGCCCTTAGATCTGTCAtccattttgaatgaatttttatacatggtgtgagatagaagtccaagttcactcttttgcatgtggatatccagttgtcacagcaccatttgtgacagggattattcttttcccccactgaatggtcttggaaccTGTACTGAAAATCGACTATACACAGATATCAGGGTTAATTTCTGACTCTAAATCACGCATTTATTATGTTACTTTAATCTACGGACATGTCTACATCGAGGGTCACTTGTGGGCCAAACAAAGTGCTAGGGATTGGAGATATAAAGACGGATAGCCTTAGTAGATTCTCCTGTGGTTATTATCAAGTGACTGTTCTCTTGTTCAGTGGCTGAGAAAGTTGAAAATGTGGCTTTGGCCCAGGAGAGCCTCATTGTCGTAGAGACGTCCAGCTGTGGGAGTGAATGACTCTGAACCACCCACGCTCACCTCCTCCATGACCCGGGCAAGGATTAGAACAGACAGCGCTGAGCAACGCTTCCATACCACTGTTTGGTCATCATGGCCTACTTAGGGTCCGATGGCTATAAACAGTTGTGCGAGCTTGACTACAGCTCATCTGGCTTGGATCTCAGAGTTCCAGACCTTCAAAGGTAACTGGGCAAAATGTGCCTGCTTCTGGTAGAGGCCCCTATTATCTTGGAGGAGTGAGTGTACTCGGGATGAAAGGAATAAGGACCCTCGGGCCTAAAGcagtgggagaggcaaggaaTGTGAGCCCGCGGTCCCTGAGCCAATCAGAGAGGGCCGTGATGGGGTCTGGGAAGGTGAGGTCGGCTAGGACATCATGAAGCCCCTGTTCCTGGGGTGAGGTCCTAAGTAGAGGGAAGACATGGGGGAACGGGCCTGCAAGGCTAAAGCGGAGGTAGGGGCTGGGAAATGAGGCccggtgtaagaacccaaatgccccaagggatcacaccctgatcacataagtccttctcggccacaccccatcatggcgctggttgccctttccttccgtattctccttcctacCGGCGCGAATcgtacaccaatcagctcaccccccaagccccatgcggtatgctaagtagggactgtatcttaagccaatcagctttccctaaaaaccctatgtatatgtttgtgtgccgcctaataaacgagccctctccggtgggtcatcaactggtgtcgactcgtcctttcacccgGACACCTCGGCCAATgataggggtgggggcgggggcgggcggggccTGCTCCGGGCCTTGTAAGTGCGGGTTTCTGCGCGGGAACGCACACCACGAAGGCAGTGAGCAGCTCTCTCCACCCCAGGGGCATCCTTCAGGCGTCTTCAAGCCCTCAGGTGAGGTGGTGCGGTCCCGCTGGGGCCAGAGGACGATGGGGACGGGAGCACGCAGGGACTCCGTGGCGGGGCTGTCGCGCCTTCGGGAGCCCTAGGGGCCCGGATTGGGGTTGGCTTTTCCCGTCAGCGCCGCGGGGCGAGACTCGTGCCTTTGTCTGCCCTCGGCGCGCCTCCTGTGCGAGATGCCGAGCCCTCCCGGGGGTCGGACCCTGGAAGGCCCGAGGGGCGGACCCCCAAAGCGGCCGGCCGGTCCGCGGAAGAAGTGCAGGTCGGAGGCTTCGAGGACGAAGCGGAGTTGAGGGCTCGCCCGGAATGGGCCCTCTGGGCCTGgcccctcgctccctcccctccCGTGGCCCTTCGGCTGGGCGCCCGACCAGGATGACAGTTATTTTCCAATGAAAGCAAGATGCTCCTGTCAAAGTGGCCTGTGCGCCCGGCCCTGTTATTTGTTTGTCCCGGTTTCCCCAGCTTTGAGGTTGGCTTCTGAGCGCTTGGCACGGGAGGGTCATAGGGTAAGGTCAACTGAATGGAGGGGACGTGTTTGAAACTACTGGCCGCTTGGGGGCGTCTCTGTTCTACTCTGGTCGCTAGACGTGTCTCGCCCCACCAGGGTGGGAACAGACATGAGCAGGAGAGCTCCGCCTTCCGGTTTCTGGGGTCTCTTATTCTTTGTTCTGGACGAACCTAGAATGTTCAGAGGCCGCCGCAAGGCATTTCATCAGGTCCACAGCAAGACTCTTCTGAGCCTTGTCTCCTTGCCTCGCCCTTGACAGAGAAAACGTGGTGAAATAAGACTCTGTGTATTTAGCGTATCCCATTCTGCTGAAGTCGTGAGTCTGATCCTAATTAGCTGCCCCTTCTTACAGTGTTTACAAACCGCTGCCACAAGGGGCTAGTATAGGACGAGTAACCAGTTACGACCGGATTaaatcctctcccctctcttattGCAGCACCTTAATCTACTGTTTGGgggcatttaaaatggaaagaaattagtaCAACTTCGGCCACCCCTTTTTGTGTGCTGCTCCCCATCCTCCAAGAAAAATGCCGtcgccaccccacccccccccaccccccggtaatTGAACAGACAGCGAAGATTCTTAGATAGTGCTGTCATCTATTAGAAAATCATTGACTGGTTGAaccaagtttttattatattcttcgaCCCCTAATTGTTCCTGTGCTTCTCTTACCTCCATTGTACCTttgctgtgattttaaaagagTCGGACATGTTGGCTCCGGGTTTCTAGAGCGTCTTGGTTTCTAGTGTATCCTGATCTAAGGGCATTTTCTGCTTATCAGAATAGGGGTATTGAAGtgaatttcaaagtaatgaaaatagaattcttctAAGATGCGCTGGTGTTTTCCTGTGGAAGATCagtaggtaaaatatacatgactatTACGTTTGAACATTTATGACTGTTACTACTTTGTCTGACGATAGTTGTGCCAgggaagtttcttaaaagaaattgttttcggTCTTTCTTTTAGTCAAGATGAGTGATAAGCCAGACTTGTCGGAGGTGGAGAAGTTTGACaagtcaaaactgaagaaaactcaTACCGAGGAAAAATATACTCTTCCCTCAAAGGAAAGTAAGTCATGGAGGGTTTCTAGCTGAGACAGACAATGGTGAAAGTTGGTATCTTCCGTGAATAAACCtatcttctagtaatttttactATCGAGGAAGTAATTATTagagtaccattttattttatgcagccaTGACAACTATCAAAGAGTTGTCTCCTTCTTTGGATTATATAAATGGTTCGCACATGATAGGCCCTAGTAGTAATGGGGAAGTAAAAACCACTTCCCTgttggaaaattactaaaacacaCATTGAAACCAATCTTAAACATTGGACTTAGCACTAGAAAAACCTTACTTCTGTCTACTTTTagttatttggcatttttctgcatctagaaaTTTGAGTCCATTATCTCATGCCTAAAGAACCATGCCAGCTCTGCGGTCTGGGCCTTCTCCAATCTGGTGACAAGATAGGGATGCAGAACGAGTTTCGATCTTGGGTGCACTTGAGGCTCCCAGACTTAAGGGATCAGTTTTGCCCTCCAGAGTAACAGACAGCTGGAGAAACTCCAAGCATATTCACAACAGCTGAGgggcattttctgtcatgtgtgcGTTATTTGAGAGTTCcgaaattagtgaaaattatctcaaagtgtATAACTTCCAAATGGTATCGTCAGAGATAAACGTGAGCAAAATGCTTCACTTCCTCCTCGGTCTCAAATAATCTATCGAAAAACTGTCAACAACACAAATCTGCCTCTcgaatgaaagcaaaaaccaaaaaaactgcaaTTGAAGTAGATTCTAATGAATGTTCGAGTGgtaaacatgcacacacgtgcacacatgcaccccgCTGTGAGCATTTGTGGTTAGTGCCTTAGCATTCTCAATTAAAAGCATGTATGGCAGCCTTCCATGACTTACCTAAAgctgttttgtaagaaactgaattaaatcttaggaaaatactcttagtgatatatattttttttgtttcgtttttttttttcccctcagcgaTCCAGCAGGAGAAACAGTGTGCTCAGACATCGTAAAACGGGATCTCCTCCCAAGAGGAAATTTCAACATTGCCCGAGAGCCTTggttttatgcttgttttttgcAAACCGTTGTGTTTGTAGCGATTTTAGGCATCTTCTGCTGTCCTCTCATTTCTATTCCCTGGCTAAAAGGTCAGGTGGAACCAAAGTTTCCTGAAGTGTGCTTTCAAACTTGCCGTTGGTGTGTAAATTCCAGATGGCAGATGTTGCGAATAATCTCACCAGTGTTGACCCTTGTGTGTGTAGCCCTTTCACCCCCAGCAGGATAAGCCAGGTTTAACCTTCTGCAATGGGTGCCTCCATTGCTTCATTATCTTCATGAAGTTGCATGCTTCTGCAACTTctcacagtttgtttttatttccaatgtagtaatgaaataataaatacagtcattATCTGGCGGCTCTCgacttcatttcttctaaggAAGGAAAAGTACACAAGGGTACCCTTTTTCGCCAAACAAAACGGTTGAAGGAAAACCTCTTCAGCAGTGGACTAAGCCCCTTATCTCAGAgtgaagaaagacaaacacagggtCTGAAGTGACCCACTCAAGCTGAATAAGAACTGAAATTCAAGCTGGGCTGTCTTGCCTTCTGGAAAGTGTTTTCCGACTGAATGGGAGGGGGCACCTAAGCTTGGGGTTGGATGGAAAGGGCGCGGGAGGCACTTGTTAACACGCACTGTACTGAGCACATCACATCTTCAGTTGAGCGTCAACTCAGATATCTGATGCCCACTGATGACCTGTAACACTGAACCTCTGATCTGGTTCTTCTACTGAACAGAATTTACTGTCTCCTGAAGCAAGCATTTTTGGTTTCATGGTGAGCATAAGTGCTGTGGACCGTAtggtgttcccccacccccaccacaccaaattcatattttgaaggtcTACCCCTCAATGCGACTCTACCTGGAGATAGACTTTTTAGGAagtcattaaggttaaatgaggctacAAGGGCTGGGCCCCTCTGTGATCTATTACTATAGGTATCTTCCCACCATAAGGGATTATACCGTCCATACCTATTTGCAACCTCAACTATTATCTTACCTCCCTCTTTCTAGGGGCTCACATCCTTAAATACTCACTGGGGTTACAGAAAGTGGAAGGTGTTTTCTCTGCTCTAGCACAAATTTCCACAAGCAAAACAGTAGGTGGGTCAACTAAGGTAAAGTGTGGTTGAGGTGACACAATCTCAGAGCTTAGGGTAACCAGAAGATTTGAGCCCTGGAGGTCACCATGTTGGTCATCACTACCTTACCATCTGCCTGAAGCAATTGCCCAATAGAGTCACTCAGTCCCTTACACTGACATGCTGCTTACAcgcttccctgcctgcctgtaaCTTCTATGCCATAATCCTAGGAGAGCATGCTGGAGACCCATACAGCGTGGTTAATCCATCCTCCAGTATTTGAAGTCAGCTGTTGTTTTCCTGCCCCCATACGTCCAAGTCTTCTCCAGCTGACCTTTTCAGAGCATTTGGACCCAAGTTACACAGATGGGGACCCATAACGGTTGCACTTTAGATGGACGGACACAAGTTTAGCCATTATCAGGTCCCTGGATCCCGATTCTGTCATCCAgcccatttgctctcctttcagTTTGCCATTTGCAGCTTGATAAAGATGCTGTACGTCCACGACAGACTCAGTAACGTGTGCATTAGCACACTAATCCAGCTCAAGATTAGGCCCATTTCAGATGCCTAAAGGAAAGCATGTCAGGTGAGCTGGGGATGGGACGAAAACTCCCAGTTTTTAGTTGCACCTGGTAaccgtcattttttttttaaaggattgattCCTCCCAGGGCAGTGTAAATGATAAACTGAGTGGGAGCAAGTGAGAGGTATGTGGTGGGAGGGGAAGTCACATAGTTTCTAAGTGAAC is a window of Cynocephalus volans isolate mCynVol1 chromosome X, mCynVol1.pri, whole genome shotgun sequence DNA encoding:
- the LOC134368263 gene encoding histone H2A-Bbd type 2/3-like; the protein is MRGRVAVARLRSTGQVPCRRSRAHRAELTFSVSHPERLLREGHYAQCPSSCAPVFLGAIVEYVTAKVLELASDEARRSSRRCITLELLDVAVHSNALLSGFFVTTTISQVAPA